A part of Longimicrobium sp. genomic DNA contains:
- a CDS encoding NAD(P)/FAD-dependent oxidoreductase: protein MSDDGIKDITIIGAGPTGLFAAFYAGLRGMSCRIVDALPQLGGQLMALYPEKYIFDVGGLPKILAKDLAKNMIEQGTQFGPEVVLEAEVQQLIPEDGHIRLVTPRGEFLTKTVVITAGKGALNPRVLECPGWADHYSDTGGVHTHVRQPEDFRGKRVLIIGGGDSAVDWVLGLRGIAREITLIHRRDEFRAHRSTVLEMRQAAERGDVTIRTPYEVGEISGEGGCVARVTLINNDTKEAEELHVEAVVALLGFKPDLGPIGRWGLELERNTIKVSQLMETNIAGVYAAGDVVHYPGKLELIATGYGEAAVAVNNAVHYLNPKARVNPGHSTNLKLFKQEDEGE from the coding sequence GTGAGCGACGACGGCATCAAGGACATCACCATCATCGGCGCGGGGCCCACGGGGCTCTTCGCCGCTTTCTACGCGGGCCTGCGCGGCATGTCGTGCCGCATCGTCGACGCGCTGCCGCAACTGGGCGGGCAGCTGATGGCCCTGTATCCCGAAAAGTACATCTTCGACGTCGGCGGCCTGCCCAAGATCCTGGCCAAGGACCTGGCCAAGAACATGATCGAGCAGGGTACGCAGTTCGGCCCCGAGGTGGTGCTCGAGGCCGAGGTGCAGCAGCTGATTCCCGAGGACGGCCACATTCGCCTGGTGACGCCCCGCGGAGAGTTCCTGACGAAGACGGTGGTGATCACGGCCGGCAAGGGCGCGCTGAACCCGCGCGTGCTGGAGTGCCCGGGGTGGGCGGACCACTACTCCGACACGGGCGGCGTTCACACGCACGTGCGCCAGCCCGAGGACTTCCGCGGCAAGCGCGTGCTGATCATCGGCGGCGGCGACTCGGCGGTTGACTGGGTGCTTGGGCTGCGCGGCATTGCGCGTGAGATCACGCTGATCCATCGGCGTGACGAGTTCCGCGCGCACAGGAGCACGGTGCTGGAGATGCGGCAGGCGGCGGAGCGCGGCGACGTCACCATCCGCACGCCGTACGAGGTGGGGGAGATCAGCGGCGAGGGCGGCTGCGTGGCGCGCGTGACGCTGATCAACAACGACACCAAGGAAGCCGAGGAGCTTCACGTCGAAGCCGTCGTCGCGCTCCTGGGCTTCAAGCCGGACTTGGGGCCCATCGGCCGGTGGGGGCTGGAGCTGGAACGCAACACCATCAAGGTGTCGCAGCTGATGGAAACCAACATCGCCGGCGTGTACGCGGCGGGCGACGTGGTGCACTATCCCGGCAAGCTGGAGCTGATCGCCACGGGGTACGGCGAGGCGGCGGTGGCGGTGAACAACGCGGTGCACTACCTGAACCCCAAGGCCCGCGTGAACCCCGGCCACTCCACGAACCTCAAGCTGTTCAAGCAGGAGGACGAGGGGGAGTAG
- the pssA gene encoding CDP-diacylglycerol--serine O-phosphatidyltransferase gives MMVDSMSPRRRRLRRGVVILPSAFTLGNLFLGIWAIVNASRGQYFTAGWMIVGAAIMDLLDGRIARFTATGSAFGEELDSLVDAISFGVAPALIAYFAFFSTGGEWSWILAFLYIVAAVFRLARFNIEQAGTAKAAFHGLPSPTAGACLATYYAFTQTPFWAAWLPHVPVVRMAGWLLMLLGVLMVSNVLYPVVPRFGTRTWGGRFAIFLAIVSLVSAFTFPAYFFFPFSILYITYGLVKTVLSGFEERLPARDPLEDEVDDGEADDVRELEYEEMRPKPGLREPMDSGNQ, from the coding sequence ATGATGGTCGATTCGATGTCGCCCCGGCGGCGGCGCCTGCGCCGCGGCGTGGTGATCCTGCCCAGCGCCTTTACGCTGGGCAACCTGTTCCTGGGCATCTGGGCCATCGTCAACGCGTCGCGCGGGCAGTACTTCACCGCGGGATGGATGATCGTGGGCGCGGCCATCATGGACCTGCTGGACGGCCGCATCGCCCGCTTCACCGCCACGGGAAGCGCCTTCGGCGAGGAGCTGGACTCGCTGGTGGACGCCATCTCGTTCGGTGTGGCGCCCGCACTGATCGCCTACTTCGCCTTCTTCAGCACGGGTGGCGAGTGGTCGTGGATCCTCGCCTTCCTCTACATCGTGGCCGCCGTGTTCCGGCTGGCGCGCTTCAACATCGAGCAGGCGGGCACGGCCAAGGCCGCGTTCCACGGCCTTCCCTCCCCCACGGCCGGCGCCTGTCTGGCCACCTACTACGCGTTTACCCAAACGCCGTTCTGGGCCGCGTGGCTGCCGCACGTGCCGGTGGTGCGCATGGCCGGGTGGCTGCTGATGCTGCTGGGCGTGCTGATGGTGAGCAACGTCCTGTACCCGGTGGTGCCGCGGTTCGGCACGCGCACCTGGGGGGGGCGCTTCGCCATCTTCCTCGCGATCGTTTCGCTGGTGTCGGCGTTCACCTTTCCGGCGTACTTCTTCTTTCCCTTCAGCATCCTGTACATCACCTACGGGTTGGTGAAGACGGTGTTGAGCGGCTTCGAGGAGCGGCTTCCCGCCCGCGACCCGCTGGAAGACGAGGTAGACGACGGCGAGGCCGACGACGTGCGGGAGCTGGAATACGAGGAAATGCGCCCCAAGCCGGGGCTTCGCGAACCCATGGACAGCGGGAACCAGTGA
- a CDS encoding phosphoribosylaminoimidazolesuccinocarboxamide synthase: MLNATLVSTDLPFPLRVRGKVRDVYDLGDALLMVATDRVSAFDVVMPDPVPRKGEVLTLISAWWFARTADRVPNHVLSIDPDHIAARYPALAPHRASWARRGMLVRKLEPFPVECVVRGYLSGSAWKEYRESGTLAGEPMPPGLRESDRLETPLFSPATKAESGHDENIPFARMKEIVGAQAAERLRDASMTLYERGREMAAHAGIIIADTKFEFGRDGDGTIRVMDEMLTPDSSRFWPADRYQPGRGQPSLDKQPLRDWLEELTARGAWNKAPPGPALPPEVVDETSRRYRDAFRRLTGMDLDDFPLRDPGAAG, encoded by the coding sequence ATCCTGAACGCCACCCTGGTCAGCACCGACCTTCCCTTTCCGCTGAGGGTGCGCGGAAAGGTCCGCGACGTGTACGACCTGGGCGACGCGCTGCTGATGGTGGCTACCGACCGCGTGAGCGCCTTCGACGTGGTGATGCCGGACCCGGTTCCCCGCAAGGGCGAAGTCCTCACCCTGATCTCCGCCTGGTGGTTTGCGCGCACCGCCGATCGGGTGCCCAACCACGTCCTGTCCATCGACCCCGACCACATCGCCGCCCGCTACCCCGCCCTGGCGCCCCACCGCGCGTCGTGGGCACGCCGCGGCATGCTCGTCCGGAAGCTGGAGCCGTTCCCGGTCGAATGCGTGGTGCGCGGCTACCTGAGCGGCAGCGCGTGGAAGGAGTACCGCGAATCCGGCACGCTGGCCGGCGAGCCGATGCCGCCGGGGCTGCGCGAATCCGACCGGCTGGAGACGCCGCTCTTCTCCCCCGCCACCAAGGCCGAGTCCGGCCACGATGAGAACATCCCCTTCGCGCGGATGAAGGAGATCGTCGGCGCTCAGGCGGCGGAGCGGCTGCGGGACGCGTCGATGACGCTCTACGAGCGCGGACGCGAGATGGCGGCGCACGCGGGGATCATCATCGCCGATACCAAGTTCGAGTTCGGCCGCGACGGCGACGGGACGATCCGCGTGATGGACGAGATGCTGACGCCCGATTCGTCGCGCTTCTGGCCGGCGGACCGGTACCAGCCCGGCCGCGGGCAGCCGTCGCTCGACAAGCAGCCCCTGCGCGACTGGCTGGAGGAGCTGACGGCGCGCGGCGCGTGGAACAAGGCGCCGCCGGGCCCCGCCCTGCCGCCGGAGGTGGTGGACGAGACCTCGCGGCGCTATCGGGACGCATTCCGGCGGCTGACCGGGATGGATCTGGACGACTTTCCCCTGCGTGACCCCGGAGCCGCCGGATGA
- the purS gene encoding phosphoribosylformylglycinamidine synthase subunit PurS, with amino-acid sequence MTEYSIEVRVTPRRGILDPQGKAVGGALASLGFSGVGEVHVGRIVVFSLTAEGEPQARESAEAMCRQLLANPVTEDFRITVSPAENVG; translated from the coding sequence GTGACGGAATACAGCATCGAGGTGCGGGTGACGCCGCGGCGCGGCATCCTGGACCCGCAGGGCAAGGCGGTGGGCGGGGCGCTAGCCTCGCTCGGCTTCTCTGGCGTGGGCGAGGTGCACGTGGGCCGCATCGTCGTCTTCAGCCTGACGGCGGAAGGCGAGCCCCAGGCGCGCGAATCGGCCGAGGCGATGTGCCGGCAGCTGCTGGCCAACCCGGTCACCGAGGACTTTCGCATCACCGTGTCGCCCGCGGAGAACGTGGGATGA
- the purQ gene encoding phosphoribosylformylglycinamidine synthase subunit PurQ has translation MKIGVVTFPGSNCDYDCYKAVEELLQAEAVYLWHKEHDLQSVDAVFLPGGFSYGDYLRCGAIAAHSPIMREVIEFANAGGPVAGICNGFQILCESGLLPGALVRNRTLKFRSRAVHLRVERAEPPFTSEYEMGQVLRIPIAHGEGCYIADPAVLDELEANGQVAFRYCDAEGNIVPAANPNGSVRNIAGIVNAAGNVLGMMPHPERAVDPLLGSTDGAPVFRALADHLSIAR, from the coding sequence ATGAAGATCGGCGTCGTGACCTTCCCGGGGTCCAACTGCGACTACGACTGCTACAAGGCCGTCGAGGAGCTGCTGCAGGCCGAGGCCGTGTACCTGTGGCACAAGGAGCACGACCTGCAGTCTGTGGACGCCGTGTTCCTGCCCGGCGGCTTCAGCTACGGCGACTACCTGCGCTGCGGGGCCATCGCCGCGCACAGCCCCATCATGCGCGAGGTGATCGAGTTCGCGAATGCGGGCGGGCCGGTGGCCGGCATCTGCAACGGCTTCCAGATCCTCTGCGAGAGCGGGCTGCTCCCCGGTGCCCTGGTGCGCAACCGCACGCTGAAGTTCCGCTCCCGCGCGGTCCATCTCCGCGTGGAGCGCGCGGAGCCGCCGTTTACCTCGGAGTACGAGATGGGGCAGGTGCTGCGCATCCCCATCGCGCACGGCGAGGGGTGCTACATCGCCGATCCCGCGGTGCTCGACGAGTTGGAGGCGAACGGGCAGGTCGCGTTCCGCTACTGCGACGCGGAGGGCAACATCGTTCCCGCGGCCAACCCTAACGGCAGCGTGCGTAACATTGCGGGCATCGTGAACGCCGCGGGCAACGTGCTGGGGATGATGCCGCACCCGGAGCGCGCGGTAGACCCGCTGCTGGGCAGCACAGACGGCGCGCCGGTGTTCCGGGCGCTGGCTGACCATCTCAGCATCGCGCGGTAG
- the purL gene encoding phosphoribosylformylglycinamidine synthase subunit PurL gives MPVQPRPGDPAITPELVADHGISEHEYGLILNILGRVPTYTELGVFSAMWSEHCGYKNSRPLLKKLPTTAPWVLQGPGENAGVIDVGDGLAVAFKIESHNHPSAVEPYQGAATGVGGILRDVFTMGARPIACLNSLRFGEIDGPEGDRVRYLVAGVVKGIGDYGNCVGIPTVAGEVYFDAAYEGNPLVNAMAIGLMKKEELIRGVASGVGNPIMAVGSKTGRDGIHGATFASAELTEESEAKRPMVQVGDPFTEKMLLEASLELIRSGHIVGIQDMGAAGLVSSSTEMAARGGTGVEIEITRVPVRETGMTPYEILLSETQERMLVVAHEGHEEDVRAILGRWDLDAETIGYVTDTGRYVIRENGAVVVDIPGEPLVDACPTYTREGIESPEVVEARAFDPSTIKLKSEEADPTWTLRRLLDSPTVASKRWVYEQYDSTVRTNTVVGPGSDAAVVRLRGTNRAIAATVDCNSRYVYLNPYRGGQIAVAEAARNLVCSGALPRAVTDNLNFGNPLKPEVYFQLSESLRGIGEACTVLETPVTGGNVSLYNENPRGAIYPTPTIGMVGVIDDLAHVTTSSFRRAGDAIVLLGRNTAELGGSEYLKTIHGRVAGDAPALDLDGEQKLQRALLAMIRA, from the coding sequence GTGCCCGTACAGCCCCGCCCCGGAGACCCGGCCATCACCCCCGAGCTGGTGGCCGACCACGGCATCAGCGAGCACGAGTACGGGCTGATCCTGAACATCCTTGGCCGCGTGCCCACCTACACCGAGCTTGGCGTGTTCAGCGCCATGTGGTCGGAGCACTGCGGCTACAAGAACAGCCGTCCCCTGCTGAAGAAGCTGCCGACGACGGCGCCCTGGGTGCTCCAAGGTCCCGGCGAGAACGCCGGTGTCATCGACGTGGGCGACGGGCTGGCGGTTGCCTTCAAGATCGAGTCGCACAACCACCCCTCCGCCGTGGAGCCGTACCAGGGCGCCGCCACGGGCGTGGGCGGCATCCTGCGCGACGTGTTCACCATGGGCGCGCGCCCCATCGCCTGCCTCAACTCCCTGCGCTTCGGCGAGATCGACGGGCCGGAGGGCGACCGCGTCCGGTATCTGGTGGCGGGCGTGGTGAAGGGCATCGGCGACTACGGCAACTGCGTGGGCATTCCCACGGTGGCGGGCGAGGTGTACTTCGACGCCGCGTACGAGGGCAACCCGCTGGTCAACGCCATGGCCATCGGGCTGATGAAGAAGGAGGAGCTGATCCGCGGCGTGGCGTCCGGGGTGGGCAACCCGATCATGGCGGTGGGATCGAAGACCGGCCGCGACGGCATCCACGGCGCCACCTTCGCGAGCGCGGAGCTGACGGAGGAGAGCGAGGCCAAGCGCCCGATGGTGCAGGTGGGCGACCCGTTCACCGAGAAGATGCTGCTGGAGGCGTCGCTGGAGTTGATCCGCTCGGGCCACATCGTCGGCATCCAGGACATGGGCGCGGCGGGGCTTGTCTCGTCGTCCACGGAGATGGCGGCGCGTGGCGGGACGGGTGTGGAGATCGAGATCACCCGCGTTCCCGTCCGCGAAACGGGGATGACGCCGTACGAGATTCTGCTCAGCGAAACACAGGAGCGGATGCTCGTGGTGGCGCACGAAGGGCACGAGGAGGACGTGCGCGCCATCCTGGGCCGGTGGGACCTGGACGCGGAGACCATCGGCTACGTGACGGATACGGGGCGGTACGTGATCCGCGAGAACGGTGCGGTGGTGGTCGATATCCCCGGCGAGCCGCTGGTGGACGCCTGCCCTACCTACACCCGCGAAGGCATCGAGTCCCCCGAGGTCGTGGAGGCGCGCGCGTTCGATCCGTCGACGATCAAGCTGAAGTCTGAAGAGGCCGATCCCACGTGGACGCTGCGGCGCCTGCTGGATTCACCGACCGTCGCGTCCAAGCGCTGGGTGTACGAGCAGTACGACAGCACGGTGCGGACGAACACGGTCGTGGGCCCGGGGAGCGACGCCGCGGTGGTTCGGCTGCGCGGAACCAACCGGGCGATCGCGGCCACGGTGGATTGCAACTCGCGCTACGTTTACCTGAACCCGTATCGCGGCGGCCAGATCGCCGTGGCCGAGGCGGCGCGCAACCTCGTCTGCTCGGGCGCCTTGCCACGCGCGGTGACGGACAACCTGAACTTCGGCAACCCGCTGAAGCCGGAGGTCTACTTCCAGCTTTCGGAGTCGCTGCGCGGCATCGGCGAGGCGTGCACGGTGCTGGAGACGCCGGTGACGGGCGGCAACGTCAGCCTGTACAACGAGAACCCGCGCGGAGCGATCTATCCCACGCCAACGATCGGGATGGTGGGGGTGATCGACGACCTGGCGCACGTCACCACGTCGTCGTTCCGCCGGGCGGGCGACGCCATCGTGCTGCTGGGGCGCAACACGGCGGAACTGGGCGGCAGCGAGTACCTGAAGACCATCCACGGCCGCGTGGCGGGCGACGCGCCGGCGCTGGACCTGGATGGCGAGCAGAAGCTGCAGCGCGCGCTGCTGGCCATGATCCGCGCCG